In Rubrobacter radiotolerans DSM 5868, a genomic segment contains:
- a CDS encoding NAD(P)/FAD-dependent oxidoreductase: MAGLLAARVLADHFRRVTIVERDRFPQGPGFRKGVPQSRFPHVLLPGGLAVLRRLFPGIVEELASLGAVRYLWPRDALWLTAGGWSGRFAHEGEDRFGLSQSRELVEWVVRRHVVGLENVRVMEGWEATGLLATADRREVTGVGLRPRPSASAASVAGSEKLYADLVVDASGRNSPAPRWLEALGYEPPEETKIDASLGYAGRTYAIPSDLKADWKIIFIQANPPADGKGGIVLPVEGGRWSVALFGGGGDYPPTDEEGFMAFAKSLRSPVLHEAIRRAEPLTSIHGYRRTANRRRHFERLRRMPGRFLVTGDAACAFNPVYGQGMSVAAGEAEALDRCLQKQWEQRFRSPNGNLAGLARHFQKEVARSHAGAWQIVSGEDLRYPTAEGADRGLPVRLSHRYFDRVVRAAMKDPSANLAFVDVIGLVAPPSSLFRPSVLYHSLRNGGTGRGVEPPGAVQHPEPLREELAG; this comes from the coding sequence ATGGCGGGCCTCCTGGCCGCCCGCGTCCTCGCCGACCACTTCCGGAGGGTGACGATCGTCGAGCGCGACCGATTCCCGCAGGGTCCGGGGTTCCGCAAGGGCGTGCCCCAGTCGCGCTTTCCCCACGTACTGCTCCCCGGTGGCCTAGCGGTCCTGCGGCGGCTCTTCCCAGGGATCGTCGAGGAGCTTGCCTCTTTGGGGGCGGTCCGCTACCTGTGGCCGCGGGACGCGCTGTGGCTCACCGCGGGCGGCTGGTCGGGGCGGTTCGCCCACGAGGGAGAGGACCGCTTCGGCCTCTCCCAGAGCCGGGAGCTCGTCGAGTGGGTCGTGCGCCGCCACGTCGTGGGGCTCGAAAACGTACGCGTTATGGAAGGCTGGGAGGCGACCGGGCTCCTGGCAACTGCGGACCGGCGGGAGGTCACGGGCGTCGGCCTGCGCCCCCGGCCCTCGGCCTCTGCCGCAAGCGTAGCCGGGAGTGAAAAACTGTACGCCGACCTCGTCGTGGACGCCAGCGGGCGGAACTCGCCGGCGCCGCGCTGGCTGGAGGCTTTGGGTTACGAGCCGCCGGAGGAGACGAAGATCGATGCTTCTTTAGGCTACGCCGGTCGCACCTACGCCATACCGTCCGACCTCAAGGCCGACTGGAAGATCATCTTTATCCAGGCAAACCCGCCAGCCGACGGTAAGGGCGGCATCGTCCTGCCCGTGGAGGGCGGCCGCTGGAGCGTGGCCCTGTTCGGCGGCGGGGGCGACTACCCGCCGACCGACGAGGAGGGCTTCATGGCGTTCGCAAAGAGCCTGCGCAGCCCGGTGCTCCACGAGGCGATCCGGCGTGCCGAGCCTTTGACCTCCATCCACGGCTACCGCCGCACCGCCAACCGGCGGCGCCACTTCGAGAGGTTGCGACGCATGCCCGGGCGTTTCCTGGTGACCGGCGACGCCGCCTGCGCTTTCAACCCGGTCTACGGCCAGGGGATGTCGGTCGCCGCTGGCGAGGCCGAGGCGCTGGATCGCTGCCTGCAAAAGCAGTGGGAGCAGCGCTTCCGGTCCCCGAACGGGAACCTTGCCGGTCTGGCGCGCCACTTCCAGAAAGAAGTAGCCCGGAGCCACGCCGGAGCCTGGCAGATCGTGAGCGGCGAGGACCTGCGCTACCCGACGGCGGAGGGAGCCGACCGCGGCCTGCCCGTGCGCCTGAGCCACCGCTACTTCGACCGGGTCGTTCGAGCGGCCATGAAGGACCCTTCCGCCAATCTTGCCTTCGTCGACGTGATCGGCCTGGTGGCCCCGCCCTCTTCGTTGTTCCGTCCGTCTGTGCTCTATCACTCATTGAGAAACGGCGGAACCGGGAGAGGGGTCGAGCCCCCGGGCGCCGTGCAGCACCCCGAGCCCCTCCGCGAGGAGCTTGCGGGATGA
- the pcrA gene encoding DNA helicase PcrA, whose amino-acid sequence MLTDSLNESQREAVLHTEGPLLILAGAGSGKTRVLTHRIAHILDSGLAAPDEILAITFTNKAAAEMKERVALLVGPESRKMWVSTFHAFCARILRVHAEKLGYKREFTIYDSADQVRLVKRCIVELGKDPKRFNPRSFQAQISDAKNRLMDAGDYLKATEGYMAENVAEVYDLYQQRLYENNAMDFDDLIMQTVALLELFPEVRERYGRRFRYIHVDEYQDTNHAQYRLVTVLAQAHGNLCVVGDDDQSVYSWRGADIRNILDFERDYPQAKVVRLEQNYRSTQTILSAANAVVANNASRKPKALWTAGEDGERIKVFTASDEYAEARYVVSEIERLTESGARPTDVAVFYRTNAQSRALEDVLVREGVPYQIVGGVRFYERAEIKDAMAYLAVIANPQDDVSLERIINVPKRGVGATSVGKLQQHARANESSMYEALDEAAEAGISGKAQKACGELKRLFEGWRVAARELTPAETIGAVLDESGYRRELEAENTVEAEARLENLAELVNAAAEYERAARESGEEPTLEGFLQEQALYSEQDNLGGGRVTLMTLHNAKGLEYPHVFIVGMEEGTFPHARSLDEQNLEEERRLCYVGITRAMETLTLTYAKLRSSWGGEREYQMPSRFLAEIPDEYKSGSAPAFGGGAGAFSGGSSGGSRFQSGRMRSRSSVGPTSSMSSTASATENPYTVGDKVRHKKFGEGRVVDAQPGKVVVRFGSEERIFIPDLAPITKL is encoded by the coding sequence GTGCTAACGGATTCCCTGAACGAGAGCCAGCGAGAGGCGGTCCTCCATACGGAGGGACCGCTGCTGATCCTCGCCGGAGCCGGGAGCGGCAAGACCCGCGTGCTGACGCACCGGATCGCCCACATCCTGGATTCCGGGCTCGCCGCTCCGGACGAAATTCTTGCTATCACCTTCACCAACAAGGCGGCGGCGGAGATGAAGGAGCGCGTAGCCCTCCTTGTGGGGCCGGAGTCCCGCAAGATGTGGGTCTCGACCTTCCACGCCTTCTGCGCCCGCATCCTGCGCGTGCACGCCGAGAAGCTCGGCTACAAGCGGGAGTTCACGATCTACGACTCGGCGGATCAGGTCCGGCTGGTCAAGCGCTGCATCGTCGAGCTTGGCAAGGACCCGAAGCGCTTCAACCCGCGCTCGTTTCAGGCCCAGATCTCGGACGCAAAGAACCGCCTGATGGACGCCGGGGACTACCTGAAGGCGACCGAGGGCTACATGGCCGAGAACGTCGCCGAGGTCTACGACCTCTACCAGCAGCGTCTCTACGAGAACAACGCGATGGACTTCGACGACCTTATAATGCAGACCGTCGCCCTGCTGGAGCTATTCCCCGAGGTCCGCGAGCGCTATGGCCGGCGCTTTCGCTACATCCACGTCGACGAGTACCAGGACACAAACCACGCCCAGTACCGCCTCGTCACCGTGCTCGCGCAGGCGCACGGGAACCTCTGCGTCGTTGGGGACGACGATCAGTCGGTGTACTCCTGGCGCGGGGCGGACATCCGCAACATCCTCGACTTCGAGCGGGACTACCCGCAGGCGAAGGTCGTCCGGCTGGAGCAGAACTACCGCTCGACGCAGACGATCCTCTCGGCGGCGAACGCGGTCGTTGCGAACAACGCTTCGCGAAAGCCGAAGGCGCTCTGGACGGCCGGAGAGGACGGGGAGAGGATAAAGGTCTTTACCGCCTCCGACGAGTACGCCGAGGCGCGCTACGTCGTCTCGGAGATAGAGCGTCTTACGGAGAGCGGGGCGCGGCCGACGGACGTTGCGGTCTTCTACCGGACGAACGCGCAGAGCCGGGCGCTTGAGGACGTGCTGGTGAGGGAGGGGGTCCCGTACCAGATCGTCGGCGGCGTCCGCTTCTACGAGCGGGCCGAGATAAAGGACGCGATGGCCTACCTCGCCGTTATCGCTAACCCTCAGGACGACGTCTCCCTGGAGCGGATAATCAACGTTCCGAAGCGCGGCGTCGGGGCAACCTCCGTCGGGAAGCTGCAGCAGCACGCCCGGGCGAACGAGTCCTCGATGTACGAGGCGCTCGACGAGGCCGCCGAGGCAGGCATCTCCGGCAAGGCTCAGAAGGCGTGCGGGGAGCTTAAGCGGCTCTTCGAGGGCTGGCGCGTCGCCGCGCGGGAGCTTACCCCGGCGGAGACAATAGGGGCGGTGCTTGATGAGTCCGGCTATCGCCGGGAGCTCGAAGCGGAGAACACCGTCGAGGCCGAAGCGCGCCTGGAGAACCTCGCGGAGCTCGTGAACGCCGCGGCCGAGTACGAGCGGGCGGCGCGGGAGTCCGGCGAGGAGCCGACCCTCGAAGGCTTTCTACAGGAGCAGGCCCTCTACTCCGAGCAGGACAACCTGGGCGGCGGGCGCGTAACGCTGATGACGCTCCACAACGCGAAGGGCCTTGAGTACCCGCACGTCTTTATCGTGGGGATGGAGGAGGGTACATTTCCGCACGCCAGGTCGCTCGACGAGCAGAACCTGGAGGAGGAGAGAAGGCTCTGCTATGTCGGGATCACGCGCGCGATGGAGACGCTGACCCTTACCTACGCGAAGCTCCGGAGCAGCTGGGGCGGAGAGCGGGAGTACCAGATGCCGAGCCGCTTTCTTGCGGAGATCCCCGACGAGTACAAGTCCGGCTCCGCGCCGGCGTTCGGCGGGGGAGCGGGCGCTTTTTCGGGAGGCTCGTCCGGCGGGTCGCGGTTTCAGTCGGGGAGGATGCGCTCCCGGTCGTCGGTCGGACCGACCTCGTCCATGTCGTCCACGGCCTCGGCAACGGAGAACCCGTACACCGTCGGCGACAAAGTCCGGCACAAAAAGTTCGGGGAGGGTCGCGTCGTGGACGCACAGCCTGGGAAGGTCGTTGTGAGGTTCGGCTCGGAGGAGAGGATCTTTATCCCGGACCTCGCCCCGATCACGAAGCTCTAG
- a CDS encoding AMP-binding protein, with the protein MPWVGDHGTVEAGRATLHRLVFERAARMGDRPAMVDGPSGRVVSYATLASRVERVAAGLSERGFGVGDVLALWAPNMMQWAGVALGAMAAGGVVTGINPAYTERELAGQLAGSGASVLATVSPLVSAALSAASATGVREVIVLGEGGGDARAEAEGSGFISIADLISGDGHTPEADVPPDATALLPYSSGTTGLPKGVMLTHSNLVSSVRQVGSGLRMTQEDTTLAVAPFFHIMGFMVSLAVPLASGTTVVTMPRFDLPQFFELIERHRVTVLAVPPPVMALLARHPLADSHDLSSLEMIVSGGAPLGAELQRAVASRFPHAAVGQAWGMTETTVGATMPDRKRGTKPGSVGRVMPGTELRVVDPDTGRDLGANERGEIWVKGPQVMKGYLNRPDATAEILDEDGWLRTGDLGHVDEDGNVFVVDRIKDLIKVSAYQVAPAELEALLAEHPRVADAAVVGLPDERHGEVPIAAVVLREAEGGATGEADAGEIMAWVAERVAPHKRIRAVRFVDEIPRTPSGKLLRRLLVEQERQAARPAPEKG; encoded by the coding sequence ATGCCGTGGGTAGGCGATCATGGGACGGTAGAAGCTGGTAGGGCGACCCTGCACCGGCTGGTGTTCGAGAGGGCCGCGCGGATGGGAGACCGGCCGGCTATGGTCGATGGTCCGTCGGGCCGTGTGGTTAGCTACGCCACGCTGGCTTCGAGGGTTGAGCGCGTGGCGGCGGGGCTCTCCGAGCGGGGCTTCGGGGTTGGGGACGTGCTGGCCTTGTGGGCGCCGAACATGATGCAGTGGGCCGGTGTGGCTCTGGGGGCGATGGCGGCGGGCGGGGTGGTTACGGGGATCAACCCCGCCTACACCGAGCGGGAGCTCGCAGGGCAGCTCGCCGGCTCCGGCGCTTCGGTGCTGGCAACGGTTTCTCCGCTCGTCTCAGCGGCGCTTTCCGCCGCATCGGCGACCGGGGTGCGTGAGGTCATCGTGCTCGGCGAGGGTGGTGGCGACGCTCGCGCCGAAGCGGAAGGCTCGGGTTTCATCTCTATCGCGGACCTGATCTCCGGCGACGGCCACACGCCCGAAGCGGACGTGCCCCCCGACGCCACGGCGCTCTTGCCCTACTCCAGCGGCACGACCGGGCTCCCCAAGGGCGTCATGCTCACCCACTCCAACCTGGTCTCCAGCGTGCGCCAGGTCGGTAGCGGACTGCGCATGACGCAGGAGGATACCACGCTCGCCGTGGCGCCGTTCTTCCACATCATGGGCTTCATGGTCTCGCTGGCGGTACCGCTGGCCTCGGGGACGACGGTGGTAACGATGCCCCGCTTCGATCTCCCACAGTTCTTCGAGCTGATCGAGCGCCACCGGGTCACGGTGCTCGCGGTGCCGCCGCCAGTGATGGCCCTCCTGGCCCGTCATCCGCTGGCCGACTCCCACGACCTCTCCTCCCTGGAGATGATCGTCTCCGGCGGCGCGCCCTTGGGAGCCGAACTCCAGCGCGCCGTGGCTTCACGCTTTCCGCACGCGGCTGTGGGACAGGCGTGGGGGATGACCGAAACCACCGTTGGCGCGACCATGCCCGACCGGAAGCGCGGCACCAAACCCGGCTCCGTCGGGCGGGTGATGCCGGGTACCGAGCTCAGGGTCGTGGACCCGGATACGGGGCGCGACCTCGGGGCTAACGAGCGCGGGGAGATCTGGGTGAAGGGGCCGCAGGTGATGAAAGGCTACCTCAACCGCCCCGACGCTACGGCGGAGATCCTGGACGAGGACGGGTGGCTCCGTACCGGCGACCTCGGCCACGTGGATGAAGACGGCAACGTGTTCGTGGTGGACCGCATCAAGGATCTCATCAAGGTCAGCGCCTACCAGGTGGCGCCCGCAGAGCTTGAGGCGCTGCTGGCCGAGCACCCGCGGGTGGCCGACGCCGCCGTCGTGGGACTCCCGGACGAGCGACACGGCGAGGTACCCATCGCGGCAGTGGTCCTCCGCGAAGCGGAAGGCGGGGCGACCGGCGAGGCGGATGCCGGGGAGATCATGGCCTGGGTCGCGGAGCGCGTCGCTCCCCACAAGCGCATACGCGCGGTGCGGTTCGTGGACGAGATCCCGAGGACCCCCTCCGGCAAGCTCCTGCGCCGGCTGCTCGTCGAGCAAGAACGGCAGGCGGCGCGTCCCGCCCCGGAAAAGGGGTGA
- a CDS encoding GMC family oxidoreductase codes for MSAPFDHNDDSVVVVIGSGAGGGTLANQLAQKGIDVVCLEAGKRHEPEDHIDDEWPSFNQLAWLDMRTTSGTWRVARDFPNLPTWHSKCVGGSPVHWAGCCPRFKDWEFKAKTTYGEIPGANLLDWPLTLEELEPYYDKADANVGVAGTNGLPLHEPDNNAKVLLEGAKRMGYKQASTGRYGQNSAPYDGRPASIQDGFCFQGQRSRAKWSPLVSDLPKGEKTGHLEVRPEAMVLKIEHDESGKVTGVEYVDADGNHHFQKARIVCVAGNSIESPRLLLNSASSMFPDGLANGSGEVGKNYMRHVSDTCWGIFEKPVHFYRGNTMAGIIEDEVYNDPEGRGFVGGFYMETIHLGPSFMAAFMNPQDWGRDFTELMDAYENFAGMWLVGEDIPATTNCVTLNHEVKDQYGLPVPNVHYDDHKNDIDLRDYAAGKARELYQSVGAIKTVRTPPFPASHNMGTCRMSERPEDGVVNKWGQAHEVDNLFVSDGSQFTTGAAANPTITIVALAIRQADYIAEQMSQQAI; via the coding sequence TTGAGCGCACCATTCGACCACAATGACGACTCGGTCGTCGTCGTTATAGGTTCGGGGGCCGGCGGCGGGACGCTCGCCAACCAGCTCGCCCAGAAGGGGATAGACGTTGTCTGCCTGGAGGCCGGAAAGCGCCACGAGCCGGAGGACCACATAGACGACGAGTGGCCCTCCTTCAACCAGCTCGCCTGGCTCGACATGCGCACGACGAGCGGGACCTGGCGCGTGGCCAGGGACTTCCCGAACCTCCCGACCTGGCACAGCAAGTGCGTCGGCGGCTCGCCCGTCCACTGGGCCGGCTGCTGTCCGCGCTTCAAGGACTGGGAGTTCAAGGCGAAGACGACCTACGGGGAGATCCCGGGCGCGAACCTTCTCGACTGGCCGCTGACCTTGGAGGAGCTCGAGCCCTACTACGACAAGGCCGATGCGAACGTCGGCGTCGCCGGCACCAACGGCCTGCCGCTCCACGAGCCGGACAACAACGCGAAGGTCTTGCTCGAAGGCGCGAAGCGCATGGGCTACAAGCAGGCCTCGACCGGGCGCTACGGCCAGAACTCGGCCCCCTACGACGGTCGTCCGGCCTCCATTCAGGACGGTTTCTGCTTTCAGGGCCAGCGCTCAAGGGCGAAGTGGTCGCCGCTCGTCTCGGACCTCCCGAAGGGCGAGAAGACCGGTCACCTGGAGGTCCGGCCCGAGGCGATGGTCCTGAAGATCGAGCACGACGAGAGCGGAAAGGTGACCGGGGTCGAGTACGTCGACGCCGACGGGAACCACCACTTCCAGAAAGCACGCATCGTGTGCGTGGCGGGCAACTCCATCGAGTCGCCGAGGCTCCTCCTGAACTCCGCAAGCAGCATGTTCCCGGACGGGCTCGCAAACGGTAGCGGCGAGGTCGGCAAGAACTACATGCGCCACGTCTCCGACACCTGCTGGGGGATCTTCGAGAAGCCGGTCCACTTCTACCGCGGCAACACGATGGCCGGCATCATCGAGGATGAGGTGTACAACGACCCGGAGGGTCGGGGCTTTGTCGGCGGGTTCTACATGGAGACCATCCACCTCGGGCCGTCGTTTATGGCGGCGTTCATGAACCCGCAGGACTGGGGCCGGGACTTCACCGAGCTTATGGACGCCTACGAGAACTTCGCCGGGATGTGGCTTGTCGGGGAGGACATCCCCGCAACGACGAACTGCGTCACCCTCAACCATGAGGTAAAGGACCAGTACGGCCTACCCGTCCCGAACGTCCACTACGACGACCACAAGAACGACATCGACCTGCGCGACTACGCCGCCGGAAAGGCCCGGGAGCTCTACCAGTCGGTCGGGGCGATAAAGACCGTGAGGACCCCGCCCTTCCCGGCCTCGCACAACATGGGCACCTGCCGCATGAGCGAGCGTCCCGAGGACGGCGTCGTCAACAAGTGGGGCCAGGCCCACGAGGTGGACAACCTCTTTGTCTCCGACGGCAGCCAGTTCACCACCGGCGCGGCGGCGAACCCGACGATCACGATCGTCGCCCTCGCCATCCGGCAGGCCGACTACATCGCCGAGCAGATGTCCCAGCAGGCGATCTAG